The sequence actcctgcattggaaggtgaagacctaaccactgggccaccagcgaAATCCCTGGATCACCCATCATGTAATACAcaccttttaaagaaaattctcaacAGCCTTGTGATACAGAAGAGTTTCCTCCATGAAGAaggaactcagaaaaaaaaaaaaaagaaggaactcaGAGAAGTCCTGATACATCCTATGTTACCCTGGCTTATTAAGGGCCGAGCAGCAGTTTTAACAAGACAACAGTAGTGTGACCCTGAAGCCCTGggccctcctccttcctcaggCAATAGGAGGCACCATAACTCACATCTGTGCTGGGGTTTTAGGAAGGAAGAGTGGCTTTTTTCTGCTTAAGGCATTTTGTCCTCAGGAGATTGCAGTTAAAATGCAAACAGACCACCTGGAGAAGTAGCCCAAGCCACAGACAATTCCTGTCGGTCTGCTGTAGCTCTGAAGTTTGTCTTATGTCCTTCTGCAGAACAGCTCTTTTACTTCAGGCTCTCATCCCTCCTAAGACTGCTTGGAAGTTTCTGTCTTTTCTCAGATCCAAGAGCTTCGGCATTTGTCTCAGAGGCGGCAACTTGACACAGAGTGGGTATGGTTGATGCTCAGGTTGCCTTGTTGAGAAAGTTATCTTGGCATGAGGGTCTCCCATCTGGGTGGGAGCACTCTCAGCATGGCCGCTCTGAGCCTGTGATCATGGAGCCCCTGCATCAGTGTTTCTGGCTGGgaggagacagagtttggagccTGCCACGTGGaactgagtccaagctcatactGTTTGCACAACAAGCCAATAATTCAATAAGTCAAGAGCTGAGTTGTTGGGGCAAGAAATAGgaattttattcagaaagccTGCAGGCCCAGAAGATGGTGGATTAGAGTCCCAAAGACCCATCCTCTGCGAGTTGGAAATCAggtttcttttatactaaaaggggagaTGGTAAAGCCCTGGTTCTGGAGGGCCTCCCGAGAGGATGCGTTAAATGTGTTAAATTTCTTCCTGCAGCAGTTCACTGGTGGGTCTGGTCAAGATGTGTCCTGGGAGCtaaacaaagttatttttagCTTAATGCTCATTACCTGGGAGGAAGGGTTCCAGAGAAGTGCTATTATCATTTAAGCTTATgggcaacatccctttagtgattaacttgtaataTAATAGAATACAAAGCTTCTTCCTTATTGTTTTACTTGGTTAAGTGACTCAAGCCCTCTGTTCTTCAGGTTCCTCTTTGGCTAGTAAGATGGTTGTATTTACTGCATACAATTGTGAGGACTAGGTGAGTGGGGATCCATTCattcctttaggatttacatCCCAAACCCCATGCAACCCCTCAAATAAATCTGGGTGCTCCCAATGGGCAAATTAGCTCCCACTGGGTCAAGAAGCCCATATTATTTAAGCCAAGCAGAACTGTAATTGGAATTTGTATTGCAACCAGCATCCTTAGCTCCAGAGGTCCCTTTCTTGGGAGGCTGACAGCCCAGATAAGTTCTTCCTTTAGGGCTTTTGTGAGCCTGAAAGCGTAATATCCTGAAACCTCTAGCAAGTAGAAGGAAGTGTTGGAAGGAGGATTTCTTTTCCCCTCCTTAGGCCCTGTCTCCAATTCATCCAAATCTACAGTGCAGAAGCACTGGATTCTACCATGAACCAGAGTCTTTTGAGCTTCCCAGAGGGCCCTGACTGATGGGAAGTGTTGACGACAGTCTCCTGCACAGAGATCTTGTTACATGAGAACTAGGTTCACCTCCTGATGGATGTTGAGCCAATAGACACAGCCCAGCCAAAGCTCAGGAGAAGGATGTGTTATTACTTGAGTCAAAGGTGAACAcaagggatctttcccaaagTGGTGTCTCCCAGAGCAGGAAAACTggtacatgcatattcatgaaggggcttgagcCCAGGTAAATTAGTGTAGAATCAgagcaaaggctgacagagtCCAGGTCTTAgcagactgaagtcaggaggaggaTCAACATTACCATTCCACCCCTACTTAGTGGAGGCCTTAGTTCCTGTAGAACTCAAAGATTTATTACTGTGTATTGCCTATTATCCGTATGTTATATCCTTATGTATACTTATTGATTATAGGTAACACATTGTATTGTTATGTGTCCTTTGAGGAGGAACTAGGGCTCTGCTTTACCCTTGCACTGTCGTTTGACTGCCATTTCTCTGTTCCTggattccttttttccccttagaaGTAATTAATTCCCGAGACCTGTTCAAAAGCAAGCATTGtggccaggcttagatcacaaaatgaCTTAGACCAAAATGGGTTCTCTTATGTCAGGAAGGCCattcctgtttctctttctccaggaGCCCCTAACCTATCTACTTAAGACCTGCCTTCTCAACACTTGAAGAATATACACTTCACGTTTGTACACTTCATCATTGtagatattaatacattttatttatatatgtgtgtttagttgctaagtgttgtctgactccttgcgaccccatggactgtagcctgccaggttcctctgtccataggattttccaggcaagattattggagtgggctgctattcatcctccaggggatcttcccaaccccgggatggAACTctcatctctggcatctcctgcactggcgggtgctttgtttaccactgagccaccagcgaagcccaatcCATAGATAGGGAGGCTTAAATAAAATGACTTGATTTCTCCCTGTTccggaggctggaagtctaaaCTCAAGGTGCCTGCAGGGCTGACATCTGGCGAAGTGCTCTCCTTGGGTTGcaaatagtgaagtgaaagtcgctcagtcgtgtccgactctttgcgaccccatggactgtccgtggaattctccaggccagaatactggagtgggcagcctatcccttctccaggggatcttcctgacccaggaattgaaccggggtctctggcattgcaggcagattctttaccagctgagccaccagggttgcATATGGCCCTTCTTTCTGTGTCCTCTTGTGGGCTCTCCTCCACACAGGTaggtggagagagaggggaagcaagctctctggcttctcttctttaaaaaaaaattttttaataaatttattttatatttggctgtgcttgtCTTCATTgttttgtgtgggctttctctagttgtggagagggGGGCTTCTCTTCATTGCAGtcctcgggcttctcattgctgtggcttctcttgttgcggatcacaggctctaggtacaCAATCTTCAGTAGTTGCGACCCACAGGCTCTAGACCTCGGACTCAATAGTTGaggtgctcgggcttagttgctccatggcgtgtgaaatcttcctggaccggggattgaaccctgcattggcaggcgaattcttatccgctgcaccagcagggaagcctcctGGTTTCTTTTATGATGAAGGCATCATCATGACCCCATCTAAACCGGACTACTTCCCAAGGATCCCATCCCAAATACCATCCCACTGGGGGTTAGAGCGTCAACTTGTGAGATCTGGGGTGACATGATTCAGTCCACGGCAGGAGTTAGTACATGGACGACCCTGAGCACCCAGCACCAGAAACATGATCGAATTCAAAAGTGCTGACGACACACGTGTGTTTGTACTCAGACAGCTCCTTACGGTTCACAGCGCATCCTCACCCTCAAAACTCTTCCACTGGGGGCCTTTTAGCAACCCTGTGAAGTAGgctttttccagatgagaaagcCAAGGAGAGGCTGGGCGATTTGCCAAAGTCACATGCACTCAAGCAGTTAAGCCTCCTGACTCAGCCCACGCAtttcctgtctctttttctgaggTCCCCGGCACCACTTCAGTACAGTGTGCCCCCTGGACTCACTCCAAGGCTGCCGAGAAGCTCACAGAGAGGTCTGAGTTAGAAGTGACGAGTATGCTTAGGGTCCCATACTCGGGGGCCTCCTGGACTGCGTCAGACTGTTTCTGTCCTCAGTACTAAGTTTCCCCTAGAGATAAATCAGTTGACTTCACTCTGTGAAAAAGCAACACCATGCAGTGCAGTCAATACGGAACATATAGTCAGTGAAGTCATCAAGAAGAGTGACCACAGGGAAGTACCCAAGTTTAGGGTTCTCCATCATTTGGGGGTCAAATGGGAGAAGAGTTTTATTTCCATACGCCAGCAGAAATCGTTTCTGAGTATGAGATTGTTTTTGCTAAGAGGAAGTAAAGAGTAAACTGTTCCCATATAAATGCAGAGTCATTGCCCTGGCTGGTGTTAGAGGCCAGTGAGATCACCATGGAGGATGGTCTAATTTTTCTATGGATTACAGAAGGCTTGCTTGCTGTAGATGCCCAATAAGTACTTTTCAAAAATCAACTAATCTTccaagaagatctttttttaaaaaaaagtattttgtttatttggctgcaccaggtcttagttgtggcctgcaggatcttcagttatgacatgtgggatctagttccctgaccagggatcgaacttgagctctctgcattgggagcatggcgtcttagccactagaccaccagggaagtccccaagaagATCTTTAACTTCTCATGAATTATTCTTTTGCTTGAGAATGTCTTCAGATATTAGAAATCCACGGTGAGAAAGAGTCCTTTGTTTCCTCCAGATGTTGACCTGTGTGAGCTCTCCAACCTCTGTTTATCTTGGGTTCTGTGTAGGTGAGAAAACCTCCTCTAATtggcacatgtgtgtgtgactgGATGAATAAAGTATCTTTTGATTGTTAATCAtctaatttgtgtgtgtgcgtgaagGGAAATAATGGGTCAGTCATCAGGGAGGATTTTGCAAATTTTGTGAATTTGCAACAAGAGCTGAGAAGGGCTTGAACAAGAGCTTGAACAAGAGCTGAGAAGGGCTTGAACATTTATTGGGGGCAGGATACACAGCCCAAGTCCCCGCTCAGTTTTCTGCCTTCCATTCAGCCAGGAGCAAGTCTTCCTTgatggcttagtgggtaaagaatccatttgcaatgcaagagacacgggagatgggattccatccctgggtcaggaagatcccttggagaaggaaactgtaaaggcgagtgcagagaaaaagagagtgagctgcgcagtcagacaagaaaagggaaatttattagagggaaaagagagggtgactaGCTCTTAAAGAGGACCGGTACCCTCCGTTTCTGACGGAGTCCTTTttataccccaccaatgaaagattctctgaagggatggtcacGTAGCCGGAGGTCTGAAATCTGGTGGTCTCgcagctttgagaagataggcaccagtgagataacaggatgccatttgggcaatttggtcagtctcaaggatcactgtgatttattctttatttgcAAGGTCGACATAATGAGCCATCTTATCAGTGAGACCCCATGTGGACCCTATCATTCCAGCCTTTTTGATTTAGGATAAGGGCCGAAGGTCAATCTTCTGTAACTGCTTCCTGCGGAACAGGGGTATCATGGGGGTGAGATAAGAAAAGACTGGAATGTGGGTCAAGGGGATTTGTGTGGGGTCGAAGTTTTTGATAATCTGAGTGAGTTAGAAGTAGCTTGTGGACAGTTCAGTTGGTGAAGGGTTGTAAGCGATcctgaagaaattttgaaaaaagacacATTAAACATGGACTGAAAGTTAGAATAAGGGTAAATAGAAGGAGAGGGCCTAGAAAAGATAGGACCCAGGGCATCCAATTCCAATTGCTTAACCAGTTTTCCCATGAATTACTGAGGTGGTGGAGGTATTCTTGAGGCCCTGTTTGTCAGATTTCTTGCTGCTTCCTCTAGAACGCCTGATTTATTGGCATAGAAACAGCAGGCTTCCTCCAAAACTAGGCATAGGCCTCCTTTTTCTGCTGTGAGGAGGTCTAATCCTCTTCAGTTTTGGAGGACCACGGCTGCCAGGGAACCTAGCTGGTTTAGGATAGTGATAAGGCTATTAGCTACTTCTTCTAGACTGTCATTGAGGTCTTTAGAAAGGCTTTTATAGTAATTTAAAGAGGTTGTGAGTCCTGTGGTCCTTGTCCCAATCCCAGCAGCTCTTCCTAAACCGATTAATAGAGGAATGAATTGAATTGCCCATTTGGGTCAGTTATGAGTTAGTGGATAGGAAGGGTCTGACTGTTAGGAGCAATATAAATATCTGGGAGCAGATATACCAGGGCACATGTTCCTGCCCAGTTAGTGGGAAGACATAAATAAGTAGTGGTTCCACATGAGAAAAATATTCCAGGAGTAAGAAGACAATAGCTGAAATCAAAAGCAAATAGAAGTCTTTCTGGGAACTTGTTAGTAGTCTCTGAAACTGACAGTGAAGTCACCAGTGTAGCCCCTACAAGAGGAGTATTTACACGATATGCAGAAGTGAGTCTCCCTGAGAAACAAAAGAATGCCCTGCAGTTCCTGAGACATGATAGACAGATCGGCCTGAAGGGAAGGAGAGATGTGAAGTGTGATTACAGAGGTGTGGCAGTATAGTTCCTAGTTGGGGTTAAGAATTGTTGATGGAGTTTTGtctggagaaacagaaagaagcctGTTGTTGTAGACATCAGAAGTGGCGGGTGTTAAGGAGCAGTAACCAGGCTAGATCAGAGGGTGGGCTTGGGATAGTAATAGAAGCTTTGAATTTTGAGAGAAGGTCTCTCCCAAGAATAGGAGTGGGGCATTTTGGGAGTatgagaaaagaatgggaaaatggaGTATCTTGAAGTGTGCAAGGTAGAGGTTATTTGTGGTGTAGATATTAAACCGTCAACCCCCATAACAGAGACCTGGGAGACCTTGGTTTTTCTGGAGTAGGCAGGCATAGCAGAGCAAGTGGCCCCCGTGTCAATGAGAAAGGAGGTCGGCTTACTTGCCACTGTAAGAGGTAGCCTGGGCTCCGTGGTGGTGATGAGAGTcggggcctgggggcctgggcaTCTTCAGTCTTCAGCGGCGAGTCCGAggaggctgggcagagctgggttgGAGGACTCCTGCTGGGGACCAGGAGGGGGTGTCCGGATCCCTGGAGGGGGTTTTGGGCAGTCGACCTTCCAATGTCCCTTTCTGCCACAGCTGGGACGCGGACCTGGAGGGGCCTTGGTTTAGGCATGAGCAGCCCAGGGACCTTCTTTGGAACGAAGCAGGGCCCAGGTGGCTTCCTTTCTTTGCTGGTTGATGGAGGCTTGGAGCCACTTAGGGCAGTGGCTAAAAGGTGGTACTTGGCTTGATCTCcgtgggccttctctagttttGCCTGTTCGTCCCAGTTATTGAAAATCTTAAAGGCTAACTTTAAAAGGTCTCGTTGAGGGGTTTGAGggctttcttctgccttttttagttTCTTGCCGATATCTGGGGATGACTGGGAGATAAAATGGGTGTTAAGAACAATGGTGCCCTCTGCTGAAGTGGGgtctaattttgtatatttttgtaggGCTTCCGTTAACCTGGCTAGAAATTGTGCCGGGTTTTTATCTAGTCTTTGAGTTATTTCTTGGAGCTTATCAATGCTGATGGCTTTATGCCCTGCCTTTTGACGGCCCACAATGAGGCAAGCAACCATGTGATTACCAGCTGCTCATCTGGGTCTCCCTGCCTGATCACCCCAGTTGGGGTCTCTCGGGGGACAGCCGTGGTCCCTACGCCTTCGTGTCCTCTGTCCTGAGTATCTCAGCAGCAGGAGCCTGAGAGGTTTGCCTTACTCGTTCCTTCTCTTCCGGGAGAAGAGTGGGGGAGAGGATGATGTAAATACCATGCCAGGCTAAGTCGTAAGACTGGGTAAGATACTTGAATTCTTTTAGATAATTATCAGGGTCTGAGGAGAAGGAGCCAAGATGCTTTTCGGCCTGAGACAGATCGGTGAGGGAGAATGGGACATGAACCCGAACAATACCTTCTGCTCCAGTTACTTGCCctgaagggaggagaggggcaggggcaggggcggggccctGCGGTGAAGTTTCCTGTTTTAAACTTGTTCGGGACCCTCAGCGAGGGGATCTAGGGAGGTTGGGGTAGAGGATGGGGCTGAGGTCTCAGAGCTTATCTCAGGCACAGGCTGGGGAAGGGGTTTGGGTGCTGGGGCGGGGGAGGCCTGCTcttgagaaggagggagggaaggggaagggcacGTAAGATGGAGGTTGTGGAACTGGATCTGGAGCAGCTGCAAGGGGGTTGGGAGCGATAGGGGGTGGGCTGTGGTCGGAAGGGtcgaaggaagaagaaaagtctcAACAGGGATCAGGAGACATTGTATTAGGAGGATGTGGCCCAGAGAGGGCTAAGAGTATTTAAGAAGTAGAACAGGATTCACAGAGAGCAAAGAGCAAAGAAAACCTGAACATAAGGGATTTCTAACCCCTTGCCACTGTGGTGGCAGAAGTTATTGAGGTCCTGTAGAGTATTATAAACAAGTGTTCTGTTTTCTGGCCATTGGAAGCCATTGAAACCTGTTACCAAGTCTGTATTGTGGCCAGACAGTGTTAGAATAGTAAATAAGTCATTTTGGTCTTACCTCCCCTTGGAAGTCTGAAGCTTTCAGGTTTCGGAGAAGGCATCCTAGAAGAGTAGATTTTGAGGGCTGGGATAGAGAATTTCCCTTTGTGGCCGAATAGGGAGgttagagtcggacacgacggagcgacttcactttcactttcatgcattggagaaggaaatggcaaaccactccagtgttcttgcctggagaatcccagggacgggggagcctggtgggctgccatctatggggtcgcatagagtcggatacgactgaagcgacttagcagcagcagcaggaaggttAGACATGGGCGAGAGAAAGTGAGGAGAAAGTTCCGAGAGAAAAGGCATCCCTGTTCTCAGGACTTTCTCAGAGAGTAATAATAGTCTGCATTGAAATGGGCATCCCCTATTTCAAAGTCAGATGGGGCACAAGGCCGAGGGCCGTGGGGATCCTCCCGCCAGCGCTGGGACTTGGGAAGCAAGAGAGAGAGTGTCGGAGGGAATGGGATTTCACTCACCCTTGTAACTGATGGATGAAAAGTGGGCTGGGGTGTGGATGTCAGCCCAGCAAGGCAAGTGGAGAGTCCTGTCCCGGATCTTGTCTCAGGGACCCATCGCAGGGCCCCAGGGAGGGGACCACGGGAGGTGGGCTCGGGAGAGGAGCCCACCCAGGTGTGGTGATCTTCCCTCCCGGGTTTCGGCACCAGAGTGCAAGGCGAGTGCAGAGCCAAAGAGAGCAAGCCCTGCAGTCAGACAAGAAAAGGGAAACTTATTagggggaaaagagagggtgactggctctTAAAGAGAACCAGTGTCCTCCTGTTCTGACGGAgtccttcttataccccaccaatgaaaaattctctgaagggattcactggaggtctggaatctggtggtctcgcagctttgagaagataggcaccagtgagataacaggatcccatttgggcaatttggtcagtctcaaggaTCACTGTGATTTATTCTGTTTGCGAGGTCAACATAATGAGCCATGTTATCAGTGAGACCCCAAGTGGACCCTATCagaaacaacaacccactccagtattgttgcctgggaaatcccatgaagagaaaAGCCCGGAGAGCTACACTTCATGGGGCTGcgaaagacttggacatgaccgagcaactaagcatgcataaGCACAGTCAGGAGTGGCTTTCAGTCCAGGAGCAGGAGATTCATGGAAGACTGGCTGGGGTAGTGGGCTCCTGAACCCATAAAAGCGTGGTGCCTCCTGCCAACAGAGGGAGCAGAACCTGTGGGAGGCAGGGTTCTGGCTGCCATCAGTCTGCTGATAGCACTGGGCCAGATGTCGGTCAGGAAATCGAGGGCAGGAGGACGGGTTGAGCTTAAGCCTGGGGCCTGCTGTCGCTGTGAACCAGCACATCAGCTCAACACCAGggacagggactttcctggaggtccagtggttaagaattcaccttccaatgcaggggacgaaggtttgatccctggttggggaactaagatctcatatgccgtggggcaactaaggctGTATAGCACAGCTAGagaagcctgagctctgcaacaaagacccagcacagctaaaattgaaaaaaaaaaaaaaaaaaaaaaaaaagccagggtGGAAGAAGAACCAGGGTCCTTGTGTCTGAGACAAGAGTGAGTTAATCAAGGCAAAAATATCTGTGCTCTGTTAACTTGTCCCTTTTATACTTGGTCATTCTTTTGCACTTTAGGTTTTCAATCGGGGCTTCCTTTCCCTTTAAATGCAGGTAGAATGGATGGAAACCTTCCACTGTGACGATCTTTGGATGTTAAAGGTGTCCCTAGATGTTACAAATCCCCAGGTAAAGGAGGATGCTGGGGGAAAAGGTTGTGCTTGCTTTCTGAAGACATAAAGCTCCACCGTTGTTTGATTTCTtgactgttattatttttatttatttatttatttggtcataccgtatggcatgtgggatctcagttccccgaccagggattgaacctgcaccccctgcagtagaagaagagtcctaaccattggacaaccagggaagtcctgccaccCTTGTTGATTTTTGAAGCTCCCACTAAACCTGGTGAGTTTAGTAAACCCACCTGCAGGTTTAGGAATAGACGGTGAGGCTGGCGGAGAAGCCACAAGGTGAAGGAGGGCTCTGCTTTGCAGAAACTCATCCAGAACATAGGGTTTCTTCTTCCAGAAGATGTTCTTTGCCGACCCCACCATGCTAGACTTCATGTCTACCCCgacccctccctccttcttcaaatctgtctctccttccctttcagtGGCAGGACAGCAGCCTCCCCCCTGCTCTGATGTTGGGGTCCTTGCTGACATTCATTCATCCCACAATGTCTCACATGCCCCAGCCTGCCTAACTCAAGATCCTTCCTGTATTGGTTGGAATTCTGGGTTCAGttgtattctttctctttttaatttcatttctccaGAGAGGTTTCATTTGGAAATTCCAACCTTGCTCGGCTGATGTAAGGGAGTCAGAGGAGGGCCGCTGTGGGATCATCCTGGCCTCCCAGTTCTGggtgcacctggggagagtggggGTGCACCCCTGGGGAGCCCTGCAGCTGGTGGGAGGTGGAGACAGCTCCTTGGCTCTCGGCACAGTGGAGGTGCTGGTGCGGCAGAAGCCCTCCCAGCTCAGGAAACATGTTCTAGACACTCCTACCAAGGTTGTCCTGAaggtttctttagttctttttacattttttttttattattttttttggcagtgctggatAGTTTGCAGGCTGCTGGTTTTAGGGCTTTGGACCTGAGCTGAATTATGCCACAGGGTTTCCTAGTTCTCTAGCTTGCAGACATCAGACTATGAGACTTCCTGACCTCTGTTACCACAGGAGCCAGTTCCTAGAATAaatctcccctcctctctccctctctgttcaTATGTACACCTCGTGGTTTATTCTCCGGAGAACCCTAGTGATTATGTGAGCTGTACACTCACTCCAGGCTAGAGATGAAATCCAGCAAATGGAATCCAAAATGCTGGTCTTTAATGATCTTCAGAGATGATGTGGCTGAACCCATTAGTGGGGAGTAGAGGAGGGTGCGGAGAAATAGCACGGACGTGAGCTCATCTGGACTGGAGCTGATTGGAGCCTGAGTTTCATAAGCACCACAGACCTGGACCCACCGCCTGTGACGCCCGCCCCTCCGGAACCCACAGGACTGACATCACCACTTGTCGCAGGTGCCGACAAAGGTGATGCAGGCATTGCCTGCGGGGGCTCATCGTCACGCTGGTGTTTCCAGGGCCAGGGTTAGCAAATGCCAAGCTGATAATGTGCTGACGGCTGCTTCCCCAAGCCCCTGGCTTCAGGTTGGAGTGTGGGGCTAAGAGAAACAAACAATTTGCTAGGAGCCGGGGAGACGGCTGGGCAGGAATGAGCTATCTGTAAGCTGCCTTTGGTCTCTTCCCAGCTGGTCCCCCCCTTTTAAACtgattgattaattaaaaaaatttacttggctgcgccgggtcttaGTTGGGGGCATGCAGGATcgttagttgtggcacgtgaacTCTTAGTTCACGTtagcatgggggatctagttagcatgggggatctagttccctgatcaggtcttgaacctgggccccctgcattggaaccacagagtcttagccactggaccacaagggacaTCTCTGGGTGCCCATTGTAAACAGGTGGGTAATGGGGTGGCCCCCCTGGAGTCTCTGGCTCTTGTAGTGGTCCCTGCACTGAAGGCGCTTCAGTGGCTTCTGGGGGGAGGGGTCtccccaggggtcccaggagcagCTCTGTGAGGTGCACAGGCATCCCCGTGTGGCCCTTGACCTTCCTCGGGGTGAGGCCAGGCAATGTAGAGGAAAGACAGGCTTAGGCTTTGGGTGCTGGAATTTGCCCCTGGCCTTTAGTCGGTGTGTGAAGTCACTGGGCTTTGATGAGCCTTGGTTTTATCCTCTGTGTCATCTGAGTGATGGGGATGGTATTTGCTGGAGGTCTGACTCAAGGCATCAGCAGGGTTCATTTCTTCTGATACcgctctccttggcttgcaggtggttgccctctctccctgccccgaCATGCTTTCTCCTCTTTGCTTGAGCACCACTGCAGTCTCTC is a genomic window of Cervus canadensis isolate Bull #8, Minnesota chromosome 14, ASM1932006v1, whole genome shotgun sequence containing:
- the LOC122452775 gene encoding uncharacterized protein LOC122452775 gives rise to the protein MHFEIALAQGEAGTRTSAATPVTSVVPPSGSSSPTPVHRLRAAGLTPPRHSRDHGDFWGDKIRDRTLHLPCWADIHTPAHFSSISYKGCLLRNLKASDFQGESSPDIGKKLKKAEESPQTPQRDLLKLAFKIFNNWDEQAKLEKAHGDQAKYHLLATALSGSKPPSTSKERKPPGPCFVPKKVPGLLMPKPRPLQVRVPAVAERDIGRSTAQNPLQGSGHPLLVPSRSPPTQLCPASSDSPLKTEDAQAPRPRLSSPPRSPGYLLQWQFPSPRDLPDPGMESHLPCLLHCKWILYPLSHQGRLAPG